One Rhodothermales bacterium DNA segment encodes these proteins:
- a CDS encoding efflux RND transporter periplasmic adaptor subunit translates to MTTPMRIAGILLLLALVGAGGYFAGRHGQHDEMATPADAAPAGKIAYWRAPMDPTEIYDAPGKSRMGMDLIPVYEDEADTASKTTVSIDPSVVQNMGVRTARVERTDFSRMIRTVGEVQYDEERLYQVSARISGWIETLHVNYVGDQVRQGSPLLDIYSPELVATQQEFVLALANARRLAAQPAASMKEDAERLLSSARKRLAYWDIPADEIERLEQTGEVRKTITLRAPATGVVIQKDVVDGAHIKAGDNLVQIADLRTVWVHASFYENEVPWIEEGQPVEMELSYLPGKTYSGRLAYVYPYLREKARDVHVRIVVSNPDLELKPGMYTNVQVQGAPIQDALVIPTEAVIRSGERSLVFVVRAPGSFEPREVRIGEEGGPNNAFVRVLDGLEVGEEIVVSAQFMLDSESRLQEALQKMREVSNAPADMNHDHPMDMPEAAPPAPAEHHH, encoded by the coding sequence ATGACGACTCCGATGCGCATCGCCGGCATCCTGCTCCTCCTGGCGCTCGTGGGCGCCGGCGGGTATTTCGCCGGCAGGCACGGCCAGCACGACGAGATGGCCACGCCCGCGGACGCCGCGCCGGCGGGCAAGATCGCCTACTGGCGGGCCCCGATGGATCCGACCGAGATCTACGACGCACCCGGCAAATCGAGGATGGGGATGGATCTGATACCCGTCTATGAGGACGAGGCGGATACGGCGTCGAAAACGACCGTGTCGATCGATCCCTCCGTCGTCCAGAACATGGGCGTGCGCACGGCGCGCGTCGAGCGCACCGATTTCTCCCGCATGATCCGCACCGTCGGCGAGGTGCAATACGACGAGGAGCGCCTGTATCAGGTGAGCGCCCGCATCTCCGGCTGGATCGAGACGCTGCACGTCAACTACGTCGGCGATCAGGTGCGGCAGGGGAGTCCGCTGCTGGATATCTATTCCCCCGAACTCGTCGCGACCCAGCAGGAATTCGTCCTGGCGCTCGCGAACGCCCGCCGTCTGGCCGCGCAGCCTGCCGCCTCGATGAAGGAGGATGCCGAGCGCCTGCTCTCCTCCGCGCGCAAGCGCCTCGCGTACTGGGACATCCCGGCCGACGAGATCGAGCGGCTGGAGCAGACGGGCGAGGTGCGCAAGACAATCACCCTGCGCGCGCCGGCGACGGGGGTCGTCATCCAGAAGGATGTCGTCGACGGCGCCCACATCAAGGCCGGCGACAACCTGGTCCAGATCGCCGACCTGCGCACGGTGTGGGTGCACGCCAGCTTCTATGAAAACGAGGTGCCCTGGATCGAGGAAGGGCAGCCGGTCGAGATGGAGCTGTCCTACCTGCCGGGCAAGACCTACAGCGGCCGGCTCGCCTACGTGTATCCGTACCTGCGGGAAAAGGCGCGCGACGTCCACGTCCGGATCGTCGTGTCCAACCCCGACCTCGAGCTCAAGCCCGGGATGTACACCAACGTGCAGGTCCAGGGCGCCCCGATCCAGGACGCACTCGTGATACCGACCGAGGCCGTGATCCGGTCGGGCGAGCGTTCGCTGGTGTTCGTCGTGCGCGCACCGGGCTCGTTCGAGCCCCGCGAAGTGCGCATCGGCGAGGAGGGCGGGCCGAACAACGCCTTCGTTCGGGTGCTTGACGGGCTCGAGGTCGGCGAGGAGATCGTCGTCTCCGCCCAGTTCATGCTCGACTCCGAGAGCCGCCTGCAGGAAGCGCTCCAGAAAATGCGGGAGGTCTCGAATGCGCCCGCCGACATGAACCACGACCATCCGATGGACATGCCCGAGGCCGCTCCGCCGGCCCCGGCGGAGCACCACCACTGA
- a CDS encoding TolC family protein yields MSLFLRTLRGLLLLWTLLAVPRLAAQDRAAEPLPLDLATIQAAVRAGNPALEASRLEVDALRARRDQVATMPDPRVMVTYLPAPIYTAVGAQRSQWRIEQAVPYAGTLGLRSDVAMLSADVARHEAEAYGLDLVLEATKAFLTLDRVARMRGVIAAFRDRLTDFEAAAASQYEVGAGSQQAILKLQLERNSLDQRELVLEREWRTAHALLERLTNRSVATEGQPVSGYDGVALPGLPVDSLETLARRLRPEVQALDLAEARAEAQVALARKAALPELGVNVTYFDLAPANRPPGAPGRDALALGVSLSVPLHRDRVRAQETEARLRGDQVRARQEALASAISTQLTDAWHQVRLESEQVALLRDALIPRAETTRQAALSAYATGAAPFLDLLDAERMLFSLDLALEEARYRYLNAHAALERALGVSSLNDTIR; encoded by the coding sequence ATGTCCTTATTTCTCCGAACGCTCCGGGGGCTCCTGCTCCTGTGGACGCTGCTGGCCGTCCCTCGACTGGCGGCGCAGGACCGTGCAGCGGAGCCGCTGCCGCTGGATCTGGCAACGATACAGGCCGCCGTACGGGCCGGCAACCCCGCGCTCGAAGCGAGTCGCCTCGAGGTCGACGCCCTCCGCGCGCGCCGCGATCAGGTCGCCACGATGCCCGATCCGCGGGTGATGGTCACCTACCTGCCCGCCCCAATCTACACCGCCGTCGGCGCCCAGCGCAGCCAGTGGCGCATCGAGCAGGCTGTCCCTTATGCCGGCACCCTCGGGCTGCGGAGCGACGTCGCGATGCTGAGCGCCGACGTGGCGCGCCATGAGGCGGAGGCCTACGGGCTCGATCTGGTGCTGGAGGCGACGAAGGCCTTCCTGACGCTGGATCGTGTCGCGCGAATGCGGGGCGTGATCGCCGCGTTTCGCGATCGGTTGACGGATTTCGAGGCCGCCGCGGCCTCGCAGTACGAGGTCGGCGCCGGCTCGCAACAGGCCATCCTCAAGCTGCAGCTCGAACGGAACAGCCTCGATCAGCGCGAACTGGTGCTGGAGCGGGAGTGGCGCACCGCGCACGCCCTCCTGGAGCGACTGACCAACCGCTCCGTGGCCACCGAGGGTCAGCCTGTGTCGGGGTATGACGGCGTGGCGTTGCCTGGACTTCCGGTGGATTCGCTCGAGACCCTGGCTCGGCGGCTGCGCCCGGAGGTGCAGGCGCTCGACCTGGCGGAAGCCCGCGCGGAGGCGCAGGTTGCGCTCGCGCGCAAGGCGGCGCTTCCTGAACTGGGGGTGAACGTCACGTACTTCGACCTCGCGCCGGCGAATCGTCCTCCCGGCGCTCCGGGGCGCGATGCGCTGGCACTCGGCGTCTCCCTCAGCGTGCCGCTGCACCGGGATCGCGTGCGTGCGCAGGAGACGGAAGCCCGGTTGCGCGGCGATCAGGTCCGCGCCCGCCAGGAAGCGCTCGCTTCCGCCATCTCGACCCAGCTGACCGACGCGTGGCATCAGGTACGCCTCGAATCCGAGCAGGTCGCGTTGCTGCGCGACGCCCTCATCCCCCGGGCGGAGACAACGCGGCAGGCAGCCCTCAGCGCCTATGCGACCGGTGCGGCGCCGTTCCTCGATCTCCTCGATGCGGAGCGCATGCTGTTCTCCCTCGACCTCGCCCTCGAAGAGGCGCGCTACCGCTACCTCAATGCCCACGCCGCCCTGGAGCGCGCGCTGGGCGTGTCGTCGCTGAACGACACGATTCGATAA